A genomic window from Pseudanabaena yagii GIHE-NHR1 includes:
- a CDS encoding IS1 family transposase (programmed frameshift) encodes MKCPKCGSTHIRKNGKRGDKQNHICADCGRQFIDHYSVLGYSQDVKKICLKMYCNGMGFRQIERCTDVSHNSVINWVKEAAKQLPEHPPIETIPDVGELDELQTFVGSKKTIWLWTAVNHFSQGILAWVLGDRSSKTFEPLWTLIKVWQCYFWVTDGYCVYKMFINSEDQIISKTYMTRVEGENTRLRHYLARLHRKTLCYSKSEQMLRYSIRLLIHYLKYKSIPTFS; translated from the exons ATGAAATGTCCAAAGTGTGGTTCAACACATATTCGTAAAAATGGGAAACGAGGAGACAAACAAAATCATATTTGCGCTGATTGCGGTCGTCAGTTCATTGATCATTACTCAGTGCTGGGATATTCCCAAGATGTCAAAAAAATATGCCTAAAAATGTACTGCAACGGCATGGGATTTAGACAAATTGAGAGATGTACCGATGTTAGTCACAACTCAGTCATCAACTGGGTTAAGGAAGCAGCCAAGCAATTACCAGAACATCCACCGATTGAGACTATTCCTGATGTTGGTGAACTGGATGAACTCCAGACTTTTGTTGGGTCAAAAAAAACT ATTTGGCTATGGACTGCGGTGAATCATTTTAGCCAAGGTATCTTGGCTTGGGTATTAGGGGATAGGAGTAGCAAAACCTTTGAACCTCTATGGACATTGATTAAGGTTTGGCAATGCTATTTCTGGGTTACCGATGGCTACTGTGTCTACAAAATGTTTATCAACTCGGAAGATCAAATTATTAGCAAAACCTACATGACCAGAGTTGAGGGTGAAAATACGAGACTGAGACATTATCTTGCCAGATTGCATCGCAAAACTTTATGTTATTCAAAATCTGAACAAATGTTGCGGTATTCAATTCGTCTGTTAATTCATTATCTCAAGTACAAATCGATTCCCACCTTTTCTTGA